From a region of the Lactuca sativa cultivar Salinas chromosome 4, Lsat_Salinas_v11, whole genome shotgun sequence genome:
- the LOC111885222 gene encoding uncharacterized protein LOC111885222 has protein sequence MYKTPIGMSPYRIVFGKPCGLPVELEHRAYWEIKQFNMDLSESGKKRKLDIQELEEIRNEAYENEVLYKEKTKAFHDKMITRKLEPFVVTNVFEQGAIEIISEKTGKIFKVNGHRLKPYYEGFQVKNEEVEEVMDPKYQD, from the exons ATGTACAAAACTCCAATTGGAATGTCTCCATACCGTATTGTTTTTGGAAAGCCGTGTGGATTACCCGTTGAGTTAGAACATAGGGCCTATTGGGAGATCAAGCAGTTCAACATGGATTTAAGTGAAtcgggaaagaagaggaagctgGACATACAAGAACTTGAGGAAATCCGCAATGAAGCATATGAGAATGAGGTTCTTTATAAGGAAAAGACCAAAGCATTCCATGACAAGATGATTACACGCAAG TTGGAACCATTTGTTGTCACTAATGTTTTTGAGCAAGGTGCAATAGAAATCATAAGTGAGAAAACCGGGAAGATTTTTAAGGTAAATGGTCACCGTTTGAAGCCTTATTATGAAGGATTTCAAGTCAAGAAtgaagaggtggaggaagtaatGGATCCAAAGTATCAAGATTGA
- the LOC128133846 gene encoding trafficking protein particle complex II-specific subunit 130 homolog: MNPDSDTILNIKYKISGDRNHGSHTPMFEDESSQMLTFKSALVLQRPVLEPCLAVGFLPLPPEGLRVGQLFTMKWRVERLKYLEDEQYDEVVYEINANSENWMIAGRKRGHAPLSTKQGSRIEISILCVPLVAGYMRPPQLELSDIGEGNISCNPAGPHLVCVSPPPLSSSFCIPIPIPA; the protein is encoded by the exons ATGAATCCTGATAGTGATacgatattaaatataaaatataaaatatctgGGGATAGAAATCATGGATCGCATACTCCTATGTTTGAGGATGAGTCTTCACAGATGTTGACTTTTAAGAGTGCTCTTGTTTTACAAAGACCAGTGTTGGAACCTTGTTTGGCAGTTGGTTTTCTTCCCCTTCCTCCAGAAGGCCTTAGAGTCGGCCAGCTTTTTACTATGAAGTGGCGAGTTGAAAGGTTGAAGTATCTCGAGGACGAACAATAC GATGAGGTAGTATATGAAATAAACGCAAATTCTGAAAACTGGATGATTGCTGGGAGGAAGCGAGGCCATGCACCTCTCTCCACAAAGCAAG GTTCACGAATAGAGATTTCAATCCTATGCGTGCCATTGGTTGCTGGGTACATGCGGCCCCCACAACTGGAGTTATCGGACATTGGTGAGGGTAATATTAGTTGCAACCCAGCTGGGCCCCACTTGGTCTGTGTTTCCCCTCCACCTCTCAGCTCCTCCTTCTGTATTCCCATTCCCATTCCTGCCTAG